The Streptomyces sp. V4I8 genome includes the window ACCCGGTGCCAGTCCGACCTCGGAATACCCGGTCCCTCGTCCAGGACCTCCAGCACGAGGGACTCCGGCTGCGCCCCGCGCCGCGCCTTGACCGTCACGCGGCCGTGCGCCGGACTGTGCTTGATCGCGTTGTCGATGAGGTTGGCGACGACCTGGTGGATGCGCTCGGGGTCCGCGTGCGCGGTCAGCTCCGGCGGGGAGACGTCGAGATGCAGATGGACGTCCGTGCGGGTGTGGCTGCCGGAGCCCGACGCCATGCCCCCGCGCGCGGAGGAGACCATGTTGGCCTCCTTCAGTACACCGGACAGGTACGGCCACACCTCGAAGCGCCGCAGGCGCAGCGGTACGACGCCGTTGTCCAGGCGGGACAGGTCGAGGAGCGTCTCCACGAGCCGGCCGAGGCGCTCGGTCTGCTTCAGGGCCGTGCGCATCGTCTCGGGGTCGGCCTCGGCGATGCCGTCGACGACGTTCTCCAGGACCGCCCGCAGGCCCGCGATCGGCGTGCGCAGCTCGTGCGAGACGTTCGCCACCAGCTCCTTGCGCTGCTGGTCCTGGGCCTCCAGCTCGTCGGCCATCAGGTTGATCGTCTCGGCGAGGTCGCCGAGCTCGTCGCGGCGGTTGTCCCGCACCCGGCGGGTGTAGTCGCCGTGCGAGATGGACCGGGCCACCGCGTTCATCTCGTCCAGCGGCGCGGTGAGTGAATGGGCCACGAACTGCGTAATGAGCAGTGTGGCGATCATCGAGAAGACCGTGATGAAGCGCAGCTCCGTCTGGGTGCGCACGGCGATCATCGACAGGCCGGTGGTGATCAGCACCGCGATGATGACCAGCGCGCCCAGCTTGGTCTTGATCGAGAACGGACTTACGCCGCCCCAGGGCTCCCCGGGGCCTCTCCGCGCCGGCCCGTCGCTCATGGCGTGGGGGTCTCCAGGGCGTAGCCCACGCCGTGCACCGTGCGGATCCGCTCGGCGCCGATCTTCCGGCGCAGTGCCTTGATGTGGCTGTCGACCGTGCGGGTGCCGGAGGCGTCCGCCCAGTCCCACACCTCGGCGAGGAGCTGCTCACGGGAGAGCACCGCGCGCGGGGTGTTCGCCAGGCACACCAGGAGGTCGAACTCGGTGGGGGTGAGGTGAACATCCTCACTGCGCACCCGCACCCGCCGCTGCGCGTGGTCGATCTCCAGCTCGCCGAGGCGCAGGATGCCCGACCGCGGGGTCGTGGCGGCCAGCGCGGCCCGCTCGACGCGGCGCAGCAGCACATGCACGCGCGCGGCCAGCTCCCGCATCGAGAACGGCTTGGTCATGTAGTCGTCGGCGCCGACACCGAGGCCGACCAGCATGTCGGTCTCGTCGTCGCGCGCGGTCAGCATCAGCACCGGCACCGGCCGCTGGGCCTGCACCCGGCGGCATACCTCCAGGCCGTCGAAGCCCGGCAGCATGATGTCGAGGATCAGCAGGTCGGGCTGCCAGGCCTCCGCCGTGTCGACGGCCGCCGGACCGTCGCCCGCGGTCTGCACGAGGAAACCCTCGGCGCGTAGGCGGGCCGCGATGGCGTCCACGATGGTCGGATCGTCCTCGACCACGAGGACCCGGCGCTGTGCACCAGGGGTCGCCGCCGTGCCGTTGTGGGAGGTGTGTGTCTGCTCCATCGCCCGCCCCAAAGTTGCTTTCCGGAATCCGTGGGGTGATCCCGCTAACTGGCTATGCCTGCGCATGCTTGCGATTGACGCTTGAATGATCCGCGTCAGGTGAGCAGAGTACGGGGAGTCACCGTGCCACGGCTATCCAGGTCGTACGGCGAGGTGTACGACGTCCGGAACGCCCCGGGCAACGGGGATCTCTTCGGTACGCACCTGTTGGAATCCGGCATTACACAAGGTTTCTTCGAATTCCGGAGACGGCTGGGCGGACCATACGGCAAGCACCCCACCGGGCCTCAACACCCCTGCGCAGCCCGCCAGTCCGGCCGGCGAGTACAGGCTGTCGTTGCCCTCGGTGACAGTCCAGCCGGGGCCGTTGTCGATGTCGAGGCACAGGGCGTCATACGTGTCGGATGTCTCATGTACGTACGCCACGAGATCCGTTTCCAGAATCTCGGTGCGCGGATCGGCGAGGGCCGGGGCGGAGAAGCCGGACAACGGGCCGTGGAGATGCCAGTCGATAATCGCGCGCTCACGCTCCACGACGGCGATCCGTCCCGGGCGCGGATCGGCGGCGGCGTGTGCGAGCGAGAACCCGACGCCGAGCCCGCCGATCAGCACCTCCGGGTCCGGCCGCCCGTCCAGCGCGCCGAGCGCCGCGTCGACCAGCAGCCGCTCCGAGCGGCCGTCGGAGGTGTCCATCAGGAAGCAGCCGTTCGCGATGATCTGGAGCAGGTCACCGTGCCGCCGCAGCACGATCTCGCCGTGCGGGCCCTCGCGACGGTCCAGGACCTCGGGGATGTCGTACGAAGTGGGCATCCGGCCATCCTGGCAGGTCCGGCCGGGGCGGCCGAGGGAATTACCTTCGAACGCGTGAACTGCTGAGACGCGAGAACTTCTTGAGAGGTTGCTGAGAATCGGCCGTTATGTGGCGCGGATCACAGACATGGGTGCGCGGCGGTCCGAGGGTGGGGTAAACGGAAGGAGCGCCTCACCTTGGAACGGACCGCGGTCGGGGGTGTGACGGGCTCGACTCCGGCGCCCGAAGTGGCCGAGCTGCTGGACGGGTTGCCGCGCCAGCGCGGACCGCTCGGTGCCGCCCCGGTGTCCGCGCCGCCGCCCTTGCCTCCGGTCCTCACCGAGGCCACGGCGAGCGGAGTCCTCGCGCCCGGAACCCGCGCCTTCCGGCCCTGGCGCCTGCTCCCCACCCCCACGGGCACGCCGTTCACCTTCGCCTACGCCGCCGTACTGGCCGTCACCTCACTCATCACCACGTACGCCGATCCCGACCTCGTCCACGCCCTGCACCAGGGCTCCAGCACCGATGTCGCGCACCTCGTGCGGACGCCCGTGCTGGTGCTGCTCGCCAGCGCGCTGTGGATCGCGGGCGGGTTCCTGGCGCCGTACACGCTGGGCTTCCTGCTCGTGCTCACCGCGCTGGAGCGGCGGATCGGCGGTGTGCGCACGGCCGTTGTCTTCCTGGCCGGGCATGTCCTGGCCACCCTCGCGACCGAGGTCCCGGTGGGGCTCGCGGTGCTGGTCGGCCACCTCCCCGACAGCTCGTCGCACCGCCTCGACTACGGCATCAGCTTCGGCGTCGCCACGAGCACCGGCGCGCTGGCCGGGCTGCTGCGGCCGTGGCTGCGGTGGCCGGTTCTGGTGCTGTTCGGCGGGATGCTGGTCCAGGACCTGCTGAACTTCGCGGATCCGCTGACCAATTGGGGGCATCTGATCTCCCTGGTCATCGGCGTCGCGATGTGGCCGGTGGTCCGGCGGTGGCGCGCCGCGCACACGAAGTCGGTCTCAGCCGACCGGGGGTGACCACACGTAAGGCGTGGTCGTCGTCACCGCCTGGAAGCCCAGCCGCCGCAGGATGGGCGCGCTGTCGTCGGAGGCGTCGACGTGCAGGTAGGTGATGCCGCGGGCCACGGCGAGCGTGGCGCGGGTGGCGACCAAGGCGCGGTAGATGCCGCGGCCGCGCCACCCGGCCAGCGTTGACCCGCCCCACAGGCTCGCGAACGCGGTGCCCGCCCGGAACACCAGCCACGCGGCCGAGACGACCTCGCCGTCCGCCTCGGCGACATGGACGGAGATCTCGTCCGGGGCCGACGCGACCCGGCCGATCAGGTCGTCGGCGAGCCAACTCCAGTCCTGGCCCCACACGACCGACTCCATCGCGGCGATCCGGCGCATGTCCGCGTCCGCCGTGACGCGGCGCAGCGTCACACCCACGGGAAGGACGGGCTGTCGTACGGCCATGTCGGCGGCGCGTCCGACCAGGACCGTCTCCCGGTCCTCGGGCACGAAGCCCGCCTCGCGCAGCCGGTCGGTGAGGTTGGCCGGGCCGTCGTGGGAGCGGGTCTTCCACTCCACTCCCTCGCCGCGCGCCGCGAAGAAGTCACGTTGCCGCGCGATGAGCCGGTCCAGCTCGGCGCCGCGCACACCGAGGGAGCGCGGGCCGCTGACGAGGCCGCGGAATCCGCCGACGATCCGCAGCAGCGGACCGTCCTGTTCGTACCTCACGCCGACGGGCGGGGTCGGGGGCGCGCCGCGCATCTGGTCGTCGTAGGCCGCGAGAAGGGTCTCTGTCTCTGTCTCTGTCTCTGTCTCTGCCACGGGGAGACGGTGGGGGAAGGATCCAGGCCCGGCAACCGTTTATTCACGAAAGCCGAGGTCACCGGGTGTACGGCCACTGATCGCTCACAGCGAACGAGGGCCTGGGAACATTCGAGCCTCCCCGTGCATTGAGTCGGCATAACTCAACTTGACTGCCTAAGGGGAGATCATGGCTTCGACGTCCACACCGCTCACCCTGCCCGTGCTGCCGCTCGACGACGAGGTCGTGCTGCCCGGGATGGTGGTCCCGCTGGACTTGAACGACGCCGATGTACGCGCCGCGGTGGAGGCCGCCCAAGCGGCCGCCCGTTCGGAGCCGGGAAAGCCACGGGTGCTCCTGGTGCCGCGCATCGAGGGGACGTACGCGAGCACCGGTGTGCTCGGCACCATCGAGCAGGTCGGCCGGCTGGCCGACGGCGACCCGGGCGCCCTGATCCGCGGCCGAGGTCGCGTGAGGATCGGCGCCGGGACGACCGGACCGGGCGCCGCACTCTGGGTCGAGGGGCGCGGGTCGACGAGAGCGTGCCCGAGCCGCTGCCCGGACAGGTCGCCGAACTGGTGAAGGAGTACAAGGCCCTCGCCACCGCCTGGCTGCGCAAGCGCGGTGCCTGGCAGGTCGTCGACCGCGTCCAGGCCATCGACGACGTGTCCGCCCTCGCCGACAACTCCGGTTACTCGCCCTTCCTGACCACCGAGCAGAAGGTGGAGCTCCTGGAGACCGCCGACCCGCTCACCCGCCTCAAGCTCGCGACCCAGCAACTGCGCGACCACCTCGCCGAGCAGGACGTCGCCGAGACCATCGCCAAGGACGTCCAGGAAGGCGTCGACAAGCAGCAGCGCGAGTTCCTGCTGCGGCGTCAGCTGGAGGCGGTCCGCAAGGAACTGCGCGAGCTGAACGGTGAGCAGGACGGGGAGGAGTCCGACGACTACCGGGCCCGGGTGGAGGCCGCCGACCTGCCGCAGAAGGTCCGCGAGGCGGCGCTCAAGGAGGTCGACAAGCTGGAGCGGTCCAGCGACCAGTCGCCCGAGGGGTCGTGGATCCGGACATGGCTCGACACCGTCCTCGAACTCCCCTGGAACGAGCGGACCGAGGACGCGTACGACATCCAGGGCGCCAAGGGCGTGCTGGACGCCGAGCACGCCGGCCTGGAGGACGTGAAGGAGCGCATCACCGAGTACCTCGCGGTGCGCAAGCGCCGTAACGACCGCGGCCTGGGTGTCGTCGGCGGCCGGCGTGGCGGTGCCGTGCTGGCGCTGGTGGGCCCGCCCGGCGTCGGCAAGACCTCGCTCGGCGAGTCCGTGGCGCACGCCATGGGCCGGAAGTTCGTCCGGGTCGCCCTCGGCGGTGTCCGCGACGAGGCCGAGATCCGCGGCCACCGCCGTACGTACGTCGGTGCGCTGCCCGGCCGGATCGTGCGCGCGATCAAGGAGGCCGGTTCGATGAACCCGGTCGTCCTCCTCGACGAGATCGACAAGGTGGGGTCCGATTTCCGGGGCGACCCGGCGGCGGCCCTCCTCGAGGTCCTTGACCCGGCGCAGAACCACACCTTCCGCGACCACTACCTGGAAGTGGAACTGGACCTGTCGGACGTCGTCTTCCTAGCCACCGCCAACGTCCTGGAAGCCATCCCGGAGGCCCTGCTCGACCGTATGGAGCTGGTCCGCCTCGACGGCTACACCGAGGACGAGAAGGTCGTCATCGCCCGCGACCACCTGCTCCCGCGCCAGCTGGAGCGGGCGGGACTGGCGAAGGACGAGGTGACGCTCGACGAGAGCGCGCTGCGCAAGCTCGCCGGCGAGTACACGCGAGAGGCGGGCGTCCGCACCCTGGAACGCT containing:
- a CDS encoding rhomboid-like protein, with protein sequence MERTAVGGVTGSTPAPEVAELLDGLPRQRGPLGAAPVSAPPPLPPVLTEATASGVLAPGTRAFRPWRLLPTPTGTPFTFAYAAVLAVTSLITTYADPDLVHALHQGSSTDVAHLVRTPVLVLLASALWIAGGFLAPYTLGFLLVLTALERRIGGVRTAVVFLAGHVLATLATEVPVGLAVLVGHLPDSSSHRLDYGISFGVATSTGALAGLLRPWLRWPVLVLFGGMLVQDLLNFADPLTNWGHLISLVIGVAMWPVVRRWRAAHTKSVSADRG
- a CDS encoding sensor histidine kinase, which translates into the protein MSDGPARRGPGEPWGGVSPFSIKTKLGALVIIAVLITTGLSMIAVRTQTELRFITVFSMIATLLITQFVAHSLTAPLDEMNAVARSISHGDYTRRVRDNRRDELGDLAETINLMADELEAQDQQRKELVANVSHELRTPIAGLRAVLENVVDGIAEADPETMRTALKQTERLGRLVETLLDLSRLDNGVVPLRLRRFEVWPYLSGVLKEANMVSSARGGMASGSGSHTRTDVHLHLDVSPPELTAHADPERIHQVVANLIDNAIKHSPAHGRVTVKARRGAQPESLVLEVLDEGPGIPRSDWHRVFERFNRGAVSRPHGPGSDGGTGLGLAIARWAVDLHGGRIGVAESERGCRILVTLPGQPSVPS
- a CDS encoding GNAT family N-acetyltransferase, translated to MRGAPPTPPVGVRYEQDGPLLRIVGGFRGLVSGPRSLGVRGAELDRLIARQRDFFAARGEGVEWKTRSHDGPANLTDRLREAGFVPEDRETVLVGRAADMAVRQPVLPVGVTLRRVTADADMRRIAAMESVVWGQDWSWLADDLIGRVASAPDEISVHVAEADGEVVSAAWLVFRAGTAFASLWGGSTLAGWRGRGIYRALVATRATLAVARGITYLHVDASDDSAPILRRLGFQAVTTTTPYVWSPPVG
- a CDS encoding spermidine synthase, which encodes MPTSYDIPEVLDRREGPHGEIVLRRHGDLLQIIANGCFLMDTSDGRSERLLVDAALGALDGRPDPEVLIGGLGVGFSLAHAAADPRPGRIAVVERERAIIDWHLHGPLSGFSAPALADPRTEILETDLVAYVHETSDTYDALCLDIDNGPGWTVTEGNDSLYSPAGLAGCAGVLRPGGVLAVWSAQPSPEFEETLCNAGFQQVRTEEIPVARGVPDVVHLAVRPG
- a CDS encoding response regulator transcription factor, which translates into the protein MEQTHTSHNGTAATPGAQRRVLVVEDDPTIVDAIAARLRAEGFLVQTAGDGPAAVDTAEAWQPDLLILDIMLPGFDGLEVCRRVQAQRPVPVLMLTARDDETDMLVGLGVGADDYMTKPFSMRELAARVHVLLRRVERAALAATTPRSGILRLGELEIDHAQRRVRVRSEDVHLTPTEFDLLVCLANTPRAVLSREQLLAEVWDWADASGTRTVDSHIKALRRKIGAERIRTVHGVGYALETPTP